GGTCCGGGTCGTCGCCGTCCGGCGCGCCCTGCCTTGCGGCCACACCGAGGTAGAGGGACGCGAAGAGCAGGGTCACGCACCACAAGCCGAACATCATCGTTCCCGCGATCTCGTACGAGACGAACCAGTAGACGACGTCGACGACGAGGAAGAAGGCCGCGGAGACCGCGAAGACGCGCGAGGTACTCCTCATCAGGCTTCCCTCCCGAGGCCGGCGACCCCTGGATGGCGGAGATCGAACGTTGGCCGCTCGGAGCGGATGGGAGGGATCTTGGTGAAGTTGTGCTCCGGCGGCGGCGAGGCCGTCGCCCACTCCAGGGAGAATCCACCCCATGGGTCGGGCCCGGCAGGGATCGGACGGCGTCGCGAGATCCAGACGTTTGCCAGCAGGGCCACCGCCGAGAGGCCCATCAAGAACGCGCCTGCCGTGGCGAGCATGTTCATTTCGGCCCACCCGGCGAGAGCCGGATACGTCACCACCCGGCGCGGCATGCCCCAGAGCCCGAGCAGGTGCATGGGGAAAAAGGTCAGGTTGAAGCCGATAAACGCCAGCCAGAAATTGAGCCGGCCCAGAGACTCTCGCAAGAGCGTCCCGGTCATCTTGGGAAACCAAAAGTAGATCGCGGCGAAGACGGCAAAGAGGCTGCCGCCCCCCAACACGTAGTGGAAGTGGGCCACCAGGAAGTAGCTGTCCTCCACATGGTAGTCGATCGGCGGAGATGCGAGCATCACTCCCGTGATCCCGCCGAGCAGAAAGTTGAGCAAGAATCCGATGCAGAACAGCATCGGGGTGGGAAACGTGAGCTGGCCGCGCCACATTGTGCCGATCCAGTTGAAGAACTTGATCCCGGTCGGCACGGCGATCAGGAACGACATCGCCGAGAAAAACGGGTTGACCACGGCGCCGGTGGTGAACATGTGATGCGCCCACACGCCCATGGATAGGCCGGCGATGCCCAAGGTGGCCAGCACCAGGCCTGTGTAGCCGAAGACCGGCTTGCGGGAGAAGACCGGGATGATCTCCGTGACCACGCCGAAGTACGGCAGGATCATTACGTAGACTTCGGGGTGCCCGAAAAACCAGAACAGGTGCTGGTACAGGACGGCGCTTCCGCCGTGCGCCGGATCGAAGATATGCCCGCCGAGCCGGCGGTCCACGAGCAGTAGGGCCAGCGTGGCGGCGAGCGGCGGAAACGCGATCAGGATCATGAGGGACGTGACGATCATCTCCCACACGAAGATGGGGAGACGCCACATCGTCATCCCCGGCGGCCGGTAGACGAGCGCCGTCACCAAGAGGTTGATCGCGGTCATGATCGAGGACGCGGCGACGAGGACCAACCCGAGGATCCAGAGGTCCATGCCCGGGCCCGGCGACCCGATGGTCGAGAGCGGCGCGAATGCCGTCCACCCGGACGCGCCGGCGCCGGAACTGGTCGCCAGCCCGCTGAAGACCACCAGCCCCCCAAAGAGAAACAACCAGTACGACAGCGCGTTCAACCGCGGGAACGCCATATCGGGCGCGCCCACCTGCAGCGGCAGCACGTAGTTGGCCAGGCCGAGCCCGAAGGGGGCGATGACCAGAAAGATCATCGCGGTGCCGTGCAGCGTGAACAGTTGGTTGTAGGTCTCACGCCCCACGAGATGCAGGCCCGGTTGAGCGAGCTGGGCCCGCATGAGGAGCGCCAGCGCCCCCGCCACCAGGAAGAAGGCCACCGTGGTCACGATGTACAGGACGCCGATGCGCTTGTGATCCGTGGTGGTCAGCCACGCCAGCAGTCCGGGCTGGCCCGCGGCGGGCGCTGCGCGCGCCACCACGGCGGTCACGGCCCTCCCTCCGGATGGCGCAACCAGCGCTCGTACTCCGCAGGGGACACCGCGCGGATCCTGAAGAGCATGCGGGTGTGATCGAGACCGCAGAACTCCGCGCACGATCCTAAGTAGGTGCCGGGGTCCTGTACGGTTAGGTCGACCTGATTGGTGATCCCGGGCATCGTGTCCCGTTTGAAGAGGAACGACGGAATCCAGAAGGCGTGCATCACGTCGGCCGACTCGAGGATGAATCGGATGGGCCGGCCGGTGGGGACCACGGCCTCGGGAGGCCGGTCCGGCGTGCCCGCGACCTGCACCGGGGTGCCCTCGTACTGGAACCGCCAGGACCACTGGAAGCCGGTCACCCGGATCGTGACCGGTGGATCCGCTCCGGTCGCGACCTGGTCGACGAACACCTCGGTGCGATAGGTCAGGATGAACAGCCCGGCGACGATGAGCAGCGGGATCGTCGTGTACGCGATCTCGAGCGGAACGTTCTCGCGGAACTGCGGCGGTAGTTCGTCGCTGCGCTTGCGGTACTTGACGATCGACCAGAAGATCAGGCCGTAGACCACCGCGGCGACCCCGACCGCGGCGAAGAAGAAGACCGTCCAGAGGGCGTGGATCTGACGCGCCTGCAGCGTGGCTCCCTGTGGAGGCCCGAATGGGCTCCCCAGTCCAGCAGCGAGGAGCGCGATGTGCCACGGGAGTGACGTGACCATGACACGACCGGGGATCCGACCTGGACTCGCGTGCTCGATCGCGTATTCCCCCGGAGTTTCCTCTTGAGTTCCTGAACTCCTTCCATCGGGGACCTTCTCGGCTGTTTGCCCCACCTGCCCTGGTCAGTCTCCACGAAAGTCCGTTCGTGTCCTCCGAAGATCTTCAACGCCCGCTGGTCTGATAGTGGAGGGCGCGCATTTCTTCTGCAATAATGAATGCGAGTTTTGCCATCGCCGCGCGCACAAGGCGAATGAGGAGGGGCTGCCCTCGAGGGAGGTCGCGCTTGCGTCCGGCGCCGTCGGTCGATAGTTCGCTCGCCACGAAGCTGCTGCCAACCGTGCTCCGCGTGATCGCCGGAAGTGCGGACGTCATCAGCTTTCTCGGGCTGGGCGGCCTGTTCACCGCTCACATCACCGGCAACCTAGTCGTTCTAACCGCGCACATCGTCAGCGGCGACGCTGCCCAGGTCGCGCCGATGCTCTCGGTTCCGGTGTTCATGATGGCGCTCGGCCTGACGAGATTGCTTGCCTATGGTTTGGAATCGCGTGGGCTCGCCTCACTGCGGCCCCTGCTTCTGCTGCAGTTCCTGCTGCTCGCCGCCTTTCTCGTCCTCTGCATTGCTGCCGGTCCGCGCATCGACCCGAACGCGGCAAACGCGATCCTCGCTGGCATGGTCGGCGTCTCGGCGATGGCGGTGCAGAACGCATTTGCACAGATCGCGCTCC
This portion of the bacterium genome encodes:
- a CDS encoding DUF1275 family protein, with translation MRPAPSVDSSLATKLLPTVLRVIAGSADVISFLGLGGLFTAHITGNLVVLTAHIVSGDAAQVAPMLSVPVFMMALGLTRLLAYGLESRGLASLRPLLLLQFLLLAAFLVLCIAAGPRIDPNAANAILAGMVGVSAMAVQNAFAQIALRGAPPTAVMTTNVTRFTMDVVEVLLGRDPGDVATARTRAKHTWPAIVGFVVGCGLGAAFEGAVGLWSLTLPAGLALVALAMGFADPSLG
- the coxB gene encoding cytochrome c oxidase subunit II; this translates as MVTSLPWHIALLAAGLGSPFGPPQGATLQARQIHALWTVFFFAAVGVAAVVYGLIFWSIVKYRKRSDELPPQFRENVPLEIAYTTIPLLIVAGLFILTYRTEVFVDQVATGADPPVTIRVTGFQWSWRFQYEGTPVQVAGTPDRPPEAVVPTGRPIRFILESADVMHAFWIPSFLFKRDTMPGITNQVDLTVQDPGTYLGSCAEFCGLDHTRMLFRIRAVSPAEYERWLRHPEGGP
- the ctaD gene encoding cytochrome c oxidase subunit I encodes the protein MTAVVARAAPAAGQPGLLAWLTTTDHKRIGVLYIVTTVAFFLVAGALALLMRAQLAQPGLHLVGRETYNQLFTLHGTAMIFLVIAPFGLGLANYVLPLQVGAPDMAFPRLNALSYWLFLFGGLVVFSGLATSSGAGASGWTAFAPLSTIGSPGPGMDLWILGLVLVAASSIMTAINLLVTALVYRPPGMTMWRLPIFVWEMIVTSLMILIAFPPLAATLALLLVDRRLGGHIFDPAHGGSAVLYQHLFWFFGHPEVYVMILPYFGVVTEIIPVFSRKPVFGYTGLVLATLGIAGLSMGVWAHHMFTTGAVVNPFFSAMSFLIAVPTGIKFFNWIGTMWRGQLTFPTPMLFCIGFLLNFLLGGITGVMLASPPIDYHVEDSYFLVAHFHYVLGGGSLFAVFAAIYFWFPKMTGTLLRESLGRLNFWLAFIGFNLTFFPMHLLGLWGMPRRVVTYPALAGWAEMNMLATAGAFLMGLSAVALLANVWISRRRPIPAGPDPWGGFSLEWATASPPPEHNFTKIPPIRSERPTFDLRHPGVAGLGREA
- a CDS encoding cytochrome c oxidase subunit 4; amino-acid sequence: MRSTSRVFAVSAAFFLVVDVVYWFVSYEIAGTMMFGLWCVTLLFASLYLGVAARQGAPDGDDPDLRPEERAGRPIGVFSRGSGWPIVLAAGLTAGLAGLVYGTWLLIPGAVVTTAALIGLMRETAAA